A region of Thermobifida halotolerans DNA encodes the following proteins:
- a CDS encoding SulP family inorganic anion transporter produces the protein MRHAPGRNLLAGLTVAVVALPLALGFGISSGLGAQAGLVTAVVAGALAAFFGGSNLQVSGPTGAMTVVLVPIVAQHGPSGVLTVGLMAGALLVLLALLRAGRYVRYIPASVVEGFTVGIAAVIALQQVPAALGVPTPEGERVVLVAWEAVRDFAAHPRWTAVGVAVGVAAVMLVGARWRPTVPFSLLAVAAATLLVEASPLEAERIGDLPAGLPAPSLGFLDPSQTAALLGPAVAVAALAALESLLSATVADGMSVNQRHDPDRELFGQGLANIAAPLFGGVPATAAIARTAVNVRSGASSRLAALTHALILAGTVYAAAPLVGRVPLAALAGVLLATAVRMVEVGSVRAMVRATRSDAFVLVLTAVATLAVDLVVAVLVGMFVAGALALVALARNASLDQEELARHLPPGDHTDEERALLTEHIVAYRIDGPLFFAAAHRFLLELSEVADVQVVILRMARVNTVDATGARVLGDAVDRLRARGITVMVSGLRSGQLRPLESLGTLPRLREAGCVFATTPEAIQAALAMLHRNGVLARKA, from the coding sequence ATGCGCCACGCCCCCGGACGCAACCTGCTGGCCGGGCTGACCGTCGCCGTCGTCGCGCTCCCGCTCGCGCTGGGCTTCGGCATCTCCTCGGGTCTGGGCGCGCAGGCCGGGCTGGTCACCGCGGTCGTCGCGGGCGCGCTCGCCGCGTTCTTCGGCGGCTCCAACCTGCAGGTCTCGGGGCCCACCGGCGCGATGACGGTGGTGCTGGTGCCCATCGTCGCCCAGCACGGCCCCTCCGGGGTGCTCACCGTCGGCCTCATGGCGGGTGCGCTGCTGGTGCTGCTGGCCCTGCTGCGCGCGGGCCGCTACGTGCGCTACATCCCCGCCTCGGTGGTGGAGGGCTTCACCGTCGGCATCGCCGCCGTCATCGCCCTGCAGCAGGTCCCCGCCGCGCTCGGCGTGCCCACCCCCGAAGGGGAGAGGGTCGTGCTGGTGGCGTGGGAGGCGGTGCGCGACTTCGCCGCCCACCCGAGGTGGACGGCGGTGGGCGTCGCCGTCGGCGTGGCCGCGGTGATGCTGGTCGGCGCCCGGTGGCGGCCCACGGTCCCGTTCTCACTGCTGGCCGTCGCGGCGGCCACCCTGCTCGTCGAGGCCAGCCCCCTGGAGGCGGAGCGCATCGGCGACCTCCCGGCGGGACTGCCCGCGCCCTCGCTCGGCTTCCTCGACCCCTCGCAGACGGCCGCGCTGCTGGGACCCGCCGTCGCGGTGGCGGCGCTGGCCGCGCTGGAGTCGTTGCTGTCGGCCACGGTCGCCGACGGCATGAGCGTCAACCAGCGCCACGACCCCGACCGGGAGCTGTTCGGGCAGGGACTGGCCAACATCGCCGCCCCGCTGTTCGGCGGCGTCCCGGCGACCGCCGCCATCGCCCGCACCGCCGTCAACGTGCGCTCCGGCGCGAGTTCCCGGCTGGCGGCGCTCACCCACGCCCTGATCCTGGCGGGAACCGTCTACGCGGCCGCGCCCCTGGTCGGACGCGTTCCGCTGGCCGCCCTGGCCGGAGTGCTGCTGGCCACGGCGGTGCGCATGGTCGAGGTCGGGTCGGTGCGCGCCATGGTCCGCGCCACCCGCTCGGACGCGTTCGTGCTGGTGCTCACCGCCGTGGCCACCCTCGCCGTGGACCTGGTGGTGGCGGTCCTCGTCGGCATGTTCGTCGCGGGCGCCCTGGCCCTGGTCGCGCTGGCCCGCAACGCCAGCCTCGACCAGGAGGAGTTGGCCCGCCACCTGCCGCCGGGCGACCACACCGACGAGGAGCGCGCGCTGCTGACCGAGCACATCGTCGCCTACCGGATCGACGGGCCGCTGTTCTTCGCCGCCGCCCACCGGTTCCTGCTGGAACTCAGCGAGGTCGCCGACGTGCAGGTGGTCATCCTGCGCATGGCCCGCGTCAACACGGTCGACGCGACCGGGGCGCGGGTCCTCGGCGACGCCGTCGACCGGCTCCGGGCGCGCGGTATCACCGTCATGGTGTCCGGCCTGCGCTCCGGTCAGCTGCGTCCGTTGGAGTCGCTGGGCACCCTGCCGCGGCTGCGGGAGGCGGGCTGCGTCTTCGCCACCACCCCCGAGGCCATCCAGGCGGCTCTGGCGATGCTGCACCGCAACGGGGTGCTGGCGCGGAAGGCCTGA
- a CDS encoding alpha/beta fold hydrolase, translated as MTDWTLHHTHPTAHGVVRWDRFGSGAPVVLLHGTPFSSYVWRDVARALAATHQVHVWDMPGYGISEQRDGQDVSLAAQTEVFVELLRVWDLAAPVVVGHDFGGAVALRAHLLHGVDYRGLALVDAVALAPWGSAFFRLVGENTRVFEELPAHLHEALVRAYVASAGHGTLPEPVLDALVAPWLGERGQPAFYRQIAQADQRHTEEVRPRYGEIGLPVLVCWGEEDTWIPLERGRELAALVPGARLRVLHGAGHLVQQDAPAQLTAALAEFLAALD; from the coding sequence ATGACCGACTGGACTCTTCACCACACCCACCCCACAGCCCACGGTGTCGTGCGCTGGGACCGATTCGGCTCGGGCGCCCCCGTGGTACTGCTGCACGGGACGCCGTTCTCCTCCTACGTATGGCGGGATGTCGCCCGCGCCCTCGCCGCTACCCACCAGGTGCACGTATGGGACATGCCCGGGTACGGAATCTCCGAGCAGCGCGACGGCCAGGACGTCTCGCTCGCCGCGCAGACGGAGGTGTTCGTCGAGTTGCTGCGGGTCTGGGACCTGGCGGCGCCCGTGGTCGTGGGGCACGACTTCGGCGGCGCGGTGGCGCTGCGGGCGCACCTGCTGCACGGCGTGGACTACCGCGGGCTGGCGCTGGTGGACGCGGTGGCGCTCGCTCCGTGGGGGTCTGCCTTCTTCCGGCTGGTGGGGGAGAACACGCGGGTGTTCGAGGAGCTGCCCGCACACCTGCACGAGGCCCTGGTGCGCGCCTACGTCGCCTCGGCGGGCCACGGCACGCTGCCCGAGCCGGTCCTGGACGCGCTGGTGGCGCCCTGGCTCGGGGAGCGCGGACAGCCGGCGTTCTACCGCCAGATCGCCCAGGCCGACCAGCGCCACACCGAGGAGGTGCGGCCCCGCTACGGGGAGATCGGCCTTCCGGTGCTGGTGTGCTGGGGGGAGGAGGACACCTGGATTCCCCTGGAGAGGGGACGGGAACTGGCGGCGCTCGTGCCCGGTGCGCGGCTGCGGGTGCTGCACGGCGCGGGGCACCTGGTGCAGCAGGACGCACCGGCCCAGTTGACCGCCGCGCTCGCGGAGTTCCTGGCCGCCCTGGACTGA
- a CDS encoding 4-hydroxybenzoate 3-monooxygenase has protein sequence MRTRVGIIGAGPAGLLLSHLLHRHGVESVVLESRPRDYVERRQRAGVVEHGVARILREAGVGERMDRDGLVHHGIELRFDGRAHRVDFTDLVDRRVMIYAQTEIVKDLVARRLADGGQVLFEATATALEGVDGDRPRIRYEHGGAEHVLECEAVAACDGFHGIGRRSLPEEAVRTFDRVYPFSWLGILADVPPSCDELVYAHHPTGFALHSMRSTTVSRLYLQVPNGTDPADWSDERIWEGLETRFALRDSDWRLGRGRITDKSVTPMRSFVTEPMRHGRLFLAGDAAHIVPPTGAKGLNLAMHDAVLLAGALRSWLLEGDESRADSYSDDALRRVWRAEHFSYWMTTLLHADPGGSAFDHRLQRSHLEFIASSRAAATQLAENYTGVPGI, from the coding sequence GTGCGTACCCGCGTGGGAATCATCGGGGCCGGACCCGCCGGCCTGCTGCTGTCGCACCTGCTGCACCGCCACGGCGTCGAGTCGGTCGTTCTGGAGAGCCGGCCGCGTGACTACGTCGAACGCCGCCAGCGCGCCGGAGTGGTGGAGCACGGCGTCGCCCGGATCCTGCGCGAGGCGGGGGTGGGCGAGCGCATGGACCGCGACGGGCTGGTCCACCACGGCATCGAGCTGCGCTTCGACGGCCGTGCGCACCGGGTGGACTTCACCGACCTGGTCGACCGGCGGGTGATGATCTACGCGCAGACCGAGATCGTGAAGGACCTGGTGGCCCGGCGGCTGGCCGACGGCGGACAGGTCCTGTTCGAGGCCACCGCGACCGCGCTGGAGGGCGTCGACGGCGACCGGCCCCGCATCCGCTACGAGCACGGAGGCGCCGAGCACGTCCTGGAGTGCGAGGCCGTGGCGGCCTGCGACGGCTTCCACGGGATCGGCCGCCGTTCGCTGCCCGAGGAGGCGGTGCGCACCTTCGACCGCGTCTACCCGTTCAGCTGGCTGGGGATCCTCGCGGACGTGCCGCCGTCGTGCGACGAGCTGGTCTACGCCCACCACCCGACCGGTTTCGCCCTGCACAGCATGCGTTCGACCACGGTGAGCCGCCTGTACCTGCAGGTACCCAACGGCACCGATCCCGCCGACTGGTCCGACGAGCGGATCTGGGAGGGGTTGGAGACCCGGTTCGCGCTGCGCGACAGCGACTGGAGGCTGGGCCGGGGGCGCATCACCGACAAAAGCGTCACGCCGATGCGCAGCTTCGTCACCGAGCCGATGCGGCACGGCCGGCTGTTCCTGGCCGGGGACGCCGCCCACATCGTGCCGCCCACCGGCGCGAAGGGCCTCAACCTGGCCATGCACGACGCGGTGCTGCTCGCCGGGGCGCTGCGGTCCTGGCTGCTGGAGGGCGACGAGTCGCGGGCCGACTCCTACTCCGACGACGCGCTGCGCCGGGTGTGGCGGGCCGAGCACTTCTCCTACTGGATGACCACGCTGCTGCACGCCGACCCCGGCGGCAGCGCCTTCGACCACCGGCTGCAACGCTCCCACCTGGAGTTCATCGCCTCCTCGCGGGCGGCGGCGACCCAGTTGGCGGAGAACTACACCGGCGTTCCGGGGATCTAG
- the pcaD gene encoding 3-oxoadipate enol-lactonase, which yields MSVEVNYTVDGPEDAPLVVLSGSLGSRLDMWDPQMAGLTGLFRVVRYDIRGHGDSPAPPGPYSIADLASDVLRLLDRLKVERAHFAGLSIGGMTGMWLGAHAPERIDRLALLCTSPKLGTPESWADRIRVVREQGTGALAPTVVGRWFTPAYIEREPDTIELFTDMISETSVEGYAGCCAAIQHMDLRPDLPSITAPTLVVAGKEDPSTPPDQAELIAEAIPDARLEIVPDAAHLASWEQATAVNELLIQHFRG from the coding sequence ATGAGCGTTGAGGTGAACTACACCGTGGACGGTCCCGAGGACGCGCCGCTGGTGGTGCTCAGCGGATCGCTGGGCAGCCGCCTGGACATGTGGGATCCGCAGATGGCGGGGCTCACCGGCCTGTTCCGGGTGGTCCGCTACGACATCCGCGGACACGGCGACTCCCCCGCCCCGCCCGGTCCCTACTCCATCGCCGACCTCGCCTCGGACGTGCTGCGGCTGCTCGACCGGTTGAAGGTGGAGCGCGCGCACTTCGCGGGCCTGTCGATCGGCGGCATGACCGGGATGTGGCTGGGCGCGCACGCGCCCGAGCGCATCGACCGGCTGGCGCTGCTGTGCACCTCGCCGAAGCTCGGCACCCCCGAGTCGTGGGCCGACCGGATCCGCGTGGTGCGCGAGCAGGGTACGGGCGCCCTCGCTCCCACCGTGGTGGGCCGCTGGTTCACCCCGGCCTACATCGAACGCGAGCCCGACACCATCGAGTTGTTCACCGACATGATCAGTGAGACCTCCGTCGAGGGCTACGCGGGCTGCTGCGCCGCGATCCAGCACATGGACCTGCGGCCCGACCTGCCCTCCATCACCGCGCCCACCCTCGTCGTGGCGGGTAAGGAAGACCCCTCGACCCCGCCCGACCAGGCCGAACTGATCGCCGAGGCGATCCCCGACGCCCGTCTGGAGATCGTGCCCGACGCCGCGCACCTGGCGTCGTGGGAGCAGGCGACCGCGGTCAACGAACTGCTCATCCAGCACTTCCGCGGGTGA
- a CDS encoding ArsR/SmtB family transcription factor, with product MPVPLYQAKAEFFRTLGHPVRIRVLELLQDGPRPVHELLADIGVEASNLSQQLAVLRRTGLVVSRREGSVVRYELSTPQVVDLLRAARTILTSMLADQGELLAELRGSRREER from the coding sequence GTGCCGGTGCCGCTCTACCAGGCCAAGGCGGAGTTCTTCCGCACGCTCGGCCATCCCGTCCGCATCCGGGTCCTGGAGTTGCTCCAGGACGGTCCGCGGCCGGTGCACGAACTGCTCGCCGACATCGGGGTCGAGGCGTCCAACCTCTCCCAGCAGTTGGCGGTGCTGCGCCGCACCGGGCTGGTGGTCTCCCGGCGCGAGGGCAGCGTGGTGCGCTACGAGCTGAGCACCCCGCAGGTCGTGGACCTGCTGCGAGCCGCGCGCACCATCCTCACCAGCATGCTCGCCGACCAGGGGGAGCTGCTGGCCGAACTGCGCGGGTCCCGGCGGGAGGAGCGGTGA
- the pcaC gene encoding 4-carboxymuconolactone decarboxylase: MNTDETRRAAGTQVRRAVLGDAHVDRAQAATTEFTEPFQDLITRYAWGEIWTRPGLDRRTRSCMVLTALVARGHWEELAMHVRAALRNGLTPDEIGEVFLQAAIYCGVPAANKAFAIAQRVLADSSAD, translated from the coding sequence GTGAACACCGACGAGACCCGCCGCGCCGCGGGCACGCAGGTGCGGCGGGCGGTCCTGGGCGACGCGCACGTCGACCGCGCCCAGGCCGCCACCACCGAGTTCACCGAACCGTTCCAGGACCTCATCACCCGCTACGCCTGGGGTGAGATCTGGACCCGGCCCGGCCTGGACCGGCGGACCCGCAGTTGCATGGTGCTGACCGCCCTGGTGGCCAGGGGCCACTGGGAGGAGTTGGCCATGCACGTGCGGGCGGCGCTGCGCAACGGGCTCACCCCCGACGAGATCGGCGAGGTGTTCCTCCAGGCGGCGATCTACTGCGGGGTGCCCGCCGCCAACAAGGCGTTCGCGATCGCCCAGCGCGTGCTGGCCGACTCCTCCGCCGACTGA